One stretch of Jiangella gansuensis DSM 44835 DNA includes these proteins:
- a CDS encoding alpha/beta hydrolase: MTELDLQADVPRGPVRAAVLLLHGGRSESLEPVSARQPSVLRLIPFARGLRRAGGPLGLAVWRLRYRVRGWNGPAESPLADAREALDVLRERHPGLPVALVGYSMGGRAAVRVAADPAVVAVAGLAPWLTPAESPETLAGRHVLLVHGGDDRTTDPRATAAFAERARLVAASCAFVAVPGDGHAMLRRPGTWHRLTTEFVLERTGLAEPGQRRRR, from the coding sequence GTGACCGAACTGGACCTGCAAGCCGACGTGCCGCGCGGACCCGTCCGCGCGGCCGTCCTGCTGTTGCACGGCGGCCGCTCGGAGAGCCTCGAACCGGTGTCGGCGCGGCAGCCGTCGGTGCTGCGGCTCATCCCGTTCGCGCGTGGGCTGCGCCGCGCCGGCGGGCCGCTCGGCCTGGCGGTGTGGCGGCTGCGCTACCGCGTGCGTGGCTGGAACGGGCCGGCGGAGTCGCCGCTGGCCGACGCGCGGGAGGCGCTGGACGTGCTGCGCGAGCGGCATCCGGGGCTGCCGGTCGCGCTGGTCGGGTACTCGATGGGCGGCCGGGCCGCGGTCCGGGTCGCGGCAGACCCAGCCGTCGTCGCCGTCGCCGGGCTGGCGCCCTGGCTGACGCCGGCGGAGTCACCCGAGACACTGGCCGGGCGGCACGTCCTGCTCGTGCACGGCGGCGACGACCGGACCACGGACCCGCGAGCCACGGCGGCCTTCGCGGAGCGGGCGCGGCTGGTGGCGGCCTCGTGCGCGTTCGTCGCGGTACCGGGCGACGGGCACGCGATGCTGCGCCGTCCCGGAACCTGGCACCGGCTGACCACCGAGTTCGTGCTGGAGCGCACCGGACTGGCCGAGCCCGGTCAGCGCCGGCGTCGGTGA
- a CDS encoding beta-N-acetylhexosaminidase has translation MPDDPARADLVPLPLVHQRQPGTFALTANALIGADGDARQPAWLLHDVLAGAGIRPSVTTADDPAASLVLRADPAASDHPEGYRLTVSTDRVLAESATVPGLVRAVQTFRQLLPPWALRGAPVGAAAVVECCHIEDAPRFSWRGIHLDVARHFMPTSFVLKLIDLAALHRMNTVHLHLTDDQGWRVDVPSWPRLTEVSAWRAETVVPGGTDAFDGTPHGGFYTLDDLREIVAYAAQRAITVVPEIDLPGHVQSVLAAYPALGNTGRSPEVRRSWGISTSVLAPTDSSLGFARDVLDTVLNVFPGPWVHLGGDECPRDEWRASPEAVARAAALGLGSPDELQSWFLRQLHRYVTARGRRVVGWDEVIDDGGMPADTVVMAWRSAGKGQEALTAGHDVVMSPRERTYFDYYQSDDPGEPAANGWTVTLDDVAAWEPTTGLDPAAPGRLLGVQGQLWSEYMPTPDAVEYMAFPRLSALAEVAWTAADRRSPTELVRRLGTHLDRLDALDVNYRPLTGPLPGQRGGTGHRRRR, from the coding sequence CACCGCCAACGCCCTCATCGGTGCCGACGGCGATGCACGACAGCCGGCGTGGCTCCTGCACGACGTGCTCGCCGGCGCCGGTATCCGCCCGTCGGTCACGACGGCCGATGATCCCGCCGCGTCCCTCGTGCTGCGCGCCGACCCCGCCGCGTCGGACCACCCAGAGGGCTATCGCCTGACCGTTTCGACGGATCGTGTCCTCGCCGAGAGCGCCACGGTGCCCGGGCTCGTCCGGGCAGTGCAGACGTTCCGCCAGTTGCTGCCACCGTGGGCGCTGCGCGGCGCACCCGTCGGTGCGGCGGCGGTCGTCGAGTGCTGCCACATCGAGGATGCCCCCCGCTTCTCGTGGCGCGGGATCCATCTCGACGTCGCACGGCATTTCATGCCCACGTCGTTCGTCCTGAAGCTCATCGACCTGGCCGCGCTGCACCGCATGAACACCGTCCATCTGCACCTGACCGACGACCAAGGCTGGCGAGTGGACGTGCCGTCGTGGCCGCGGCTCACCGAGGTCAGCGCGTGGCGAGCGGAGACCGTCGTGCCCGGCGGCACCGACGCCTTCGACGGCACCCCGCACGGTGGCTTCTACACCCTCGACGATCTGCGAGAGATCGTCGCGTATGCCGCCCAGCGGGCGATCACAGTCGTGCCGGAGATCGACCTGCCCGGCCACGTCCAGTCCGTCCTCGCCGCCTACCCGGCGCTCGGGAACACCGGCCGATCGCCCGAGGTCCGGCGGTCCTGGGGCATCTCCACGAGCGTGCTGGCACCCACGGATTCCTCGCTCGGATTTGCTCGCGACGTGCTGGACACCGTCCTGAACGTGTTCCCGGGGCCGTGGGTGCACCTCGGCGGCGACGAATGTCCACGCGACGAGTGGCGCGCCAGCCCCGAGGCCGTCGCGCGAGCCGCAGCTCTCGGCCTCGGCTCCCCCGACGAACTGCAGAGCTGGTTCCTGCGCCAGCTGCACCGCTACGTCACGGCACGCGGTCGCCGCGTCGTGGGCTGGGACGAGGTCATCGACGACGGCGGCATGCCGGCTGACACCGTCGTCATGGCCTGGCGCAGCGCCGGCAAGGGGCAGGAGGCACTGACGGCAGGCCACGACGTCGTCATGTCCCCGCGCGAGCGCACCTACTTCGACTACTACCAGTCCGACGACCCGGGCGAACCTGCGGCGAACGGGTGGACCGTCACCCTCGACGACGTTGCGGCATGGGAGCCCACCACCGGGCTCGACCCGGCGGCGCCCGGCCGGCTGCTCGGCGTGCAAGGCCAGCTGTGGTCGGAGTACATGCCCACGCCCGACGCGGTCGAGTACATGGCCTTTCCACGGCTGAGTGCCCTGGCCGAGGTCGCATGGACGGCCGCGGACCGCCGCAGCCCCACTGAGCTCGTGCGCCGGCTGGGCACCCACCTGGATCGCCTCGACGCCCTGGATGTCAACTACCGCCCGCTCACTGGCCCACTACCCGGCCAGCGCGGCGGCACCGGTCACCGACGCCGGCGCTGA